In the genome of Dermacentor silvarum isolate Dsil-2018 chromosome 1, BIME_Dsil_1.4, whole genome shotgun sequence, one region contains:
- the LOC119461341 gene encoding uncharacterized protein K02A2.6-like has product MHSQNTNKLSPPTTKPPLGPPKFGMPTSLWAKFEHLFSPELGLAKGVQHRVKLKQSVAPVTQNLRRLPLSVREAVSDELRNLLSADVIECVNASEWVSPIVAARKKDGSIRICVDLREANKAVVVDSFPLPHTEELLHALNGARYFSKLDLASAYYQVLLHPDSRDITAFITHDGLFRFKRVCFGLASAPAAFQQLMTSILQGCKGVLCYLDDVIIFGKSEKEHMRNLEEVLQRISHAGLKLNDKCVFNTSELSFLGHRVSAEGVAPLQTKVDAIVHAATPTDAGKLRSFLGLVEYYARFVPRLAEEVEPMRRLLRKDTPFIWDTAAENSLTRVKNLLASHRVLQMFDPALPVIVATDASAYGLGAVLQQVDGRYIRTVAFASRTLTEAERKYSTGEREALACLWALEKWHVYLWGRPVTLQTDHQALVALLSSQGTGQRPLRIARWTARLLRYNFTMQYRRGEHNKVADALSRLPLPDTEGGPESEEEIVSLVMCVHHDELKHATAEDSTLQDVARYVQTSWPPRKNLALNLTPYYEVRKELTVVDGILLRTERIVVPAKLTATFVQLAHESHPGIVKTKQRLREKYWWPGLDKHVETTIRSCAICQSADKSAKNSPTPLQPIPLPDKPWDKIAIDIVGPFERAPTDCRFVISVVDYFSKWPEVAFCADVTSRTVTKFLLSLFAREGYPTEIVSDHGRQFTSREFESFLEDRGIRHIFSAVYHPQANGLVERFNRVLKSYIQLALLEQRPVKATVTEYLGVYRATPHSTTGLSPAVLLHGRHMRTSLDVIGQPTADFSTNPSREMSVLRKRVAEHQRKSKAYADQRRAARVPKFQVGTYVRVKKPIPGPKGTPSYGPPLKILKRIGRWSFCLEDGRTWNASQLSAVPKEASPEQGTNIDISGAHDMPPLTDCHRRDVPSKT; this is encoded by the coding sequence ATGCATTCGCAGAACACAAACAAGTTGTCTCCGCCCAccacgaagccaccactgggtccACCCAAGTTTGGTATGCCTACTTCATTATGGGCCAAGTTCGAACACTTGTTTTCACCAGAGCTAGGACTTGCCAAAGGTGTCCAGCATCGGGTCAAGCTCAAACAGTCGGTAGCTCCTGTCACGCAGAACCTCAGACGCCTACCACTTTCAGTGCGAGAAGCAGTCAGCGACGAACTGAGGAACCTACTTTCTGCTGATGTCATTGAATGCGTAAATGCGTCAGAGTGGGTTTCCCCTATTGTTGCAGCtcgcaagaaagatggcagcattcGCATCTGCGTGGACCTCCGCGAAGCTaacaaagctgtggtggtcgACAGCTTTCCCCTGCCACACACAGAAGAGTTGCTGCATGCCCTGAACGGTGCCCGTTACTTTTCTAAGTTGGATTTGGCCTCCGCATACTACCAGGTTCTGCTTCATCCAGACAGTAGAGATATTACAGCGTTCATAACGCACGATGGCCTTTTTCGatttaagagagtatgtttcggcCTAGCCTCAGCACCAGCAGCATTCCAGCAACTCATGACGTCAATTCTACAGGGATGCAAAGGCgttctctgctacctggacgacgtcatcaTCTTCGGCAAGTCGGAGAAAGAGCACATGCGGAACTTAGAGGAAGTCCTGCAACGAATTTCACACGCTGGGCTCAAGCTAAATGACAAATGTGTTTTCAACACATCCGAACTCTCGTTTCTTGGTCACCGCGTTAGCGCCGAAGGAGTAGCACCCCTTCAGACCAAAGTTGACGCCATTGTTCACGCTGCCACCCCTACAGATGCTGGCAAGCTCCGGTCGTTCCTGGGACTAGTAGAATACTATGCTAGATTTGTTCCACGCCTAGCAGAGGAAGTGGAGCCCATGCGCAGACTTCTTCGTAAGGACACTCCTTTTATCTGGGACACTGCTGCTGAGAACAGTCTTACAAGAGTAAAGAACCTCCTAGCCTCCCACAGGGTACTACAAATGTTCGATCCAGCACTTCCCGTCATTGTGGCCACCGATGCATCCGCATATGGTTTAGGTGCGGTACTGCAACAAGTTGATGGTCGGTACATTCGAACTGTGGCATTCGCGTCACGAACATTGACGGAAGCAGAACGGAAGTACTCGACTGGTGAACGTGAGGCTCTAGCTTGCTTGTGGGCTCTAGAGAAATGGCATGTGTACCTATGGGGTCGTCCAGTTACTCTGCAAACGGATCACCAAGCTCTAGTAGCCCTGCTTTCTTCTCAAGGCACAGGACAGCGACCACTCCGCATAGCAAGATGGACTGCACGGTTACTGCGgtacaacttcacgatgcagtaCAGGCGTGGTGAGCACAACAAGGTAGCTGATGCCTTGTCCCGGCTACCTCTTCCAGACACTGAAGGTGGCCCCGAGTCAGAAGAAGAAATAGTGTCTCTGGTAATGTGTGTACATCACGATGAACTGAAGCATGCAACCGCGGAGGATAGCACTCTCCAAGACGTTGCCCGTTACGTACAGACATCGTGGCCGCCACGCAAAAACCTGGCACTTAACCTGACTCCCTACTATGAAGTCCGAAAGGAGTTGACAGTGGTTGATGGCATACTCTTGCGTACTGAGCGCATCGTAGTCCCCGCCAAGCTCACAGCCACTTTTGTCCAGCTGGCTCACGAATCACACCCTGGTATCGTGAAAACCAAACAACGCCTACGAGAGAAGTATTGGTGGCCAGGGTTAGACAAACACGTTGAAACAACTATCCGCAGTTGTGCCATTTGTCAGAGCGCGGACAAAAGTGCCAAGAACTCGCCCACACCACTGCAGCCAATCCCTCTTCCTGACAAACCTTGGGACAAGATAGCTATTGACATTGTTGGTCCCTTCGAGCGTGCACCTACAGACTGCAGATTCGTCATTTCAGTAGTTGACTATttctcaaaatggccagaagtgGCTTTTTGTGCTGATGTTACCTCCCGCACGGTGACGAAGTTTCTACTCTCACTCTTCGCACGTGAGGGTTACCCGACAGAGATAGTGTCTGACCACGGCAGACAGTTCACATCGAGGGAATTTGAATCCTTCCTTGAAGACCGTGGAATCAGGCACATCTTTTCTGCCGTATACCACCCACAGGCAAATGGTCTAGTGGAAAGATTTAATCGGGTACTGAAGTCGTACATTCAACTGGCCCTGCTGGAGCAGCGCCCAGTGAAGGCAACTGTGACTGAATACTTGGGAGTATACAGAGCCACCCCTCACAGCACCACCGGTCTCTCACCGGCCGTTCTTCTACATGGCCGACACATGAGAACATCGCTGGATGTAATTGGTCAGCCTACGGCCGACTTCAGCACAAATCCATCGCGGGAGATGAGCGTGCTCAGGAAAAGAGTCGCAGAGCATCAACGGAAGAGCAAGGCCTACGCTGATCAACGGCGAGCTGCTAGGGTCCCCAAGTTCCAAGTGGGCACCTACGTACGAGTGAAAAAACCAATTCCCGGACCAAAGGGCACTCCAAGTTATGGACCACCATTGAAAATCCTCAAAAGAATCGGCCGCTGGTCTTTCTGTCTGGAAGACGGTCGAACCTGGAACGCTTCGCAGCTGTCAGCGGTACCAAAAGAGGCATCGCCAGAGCAAGGAACTAACATAGACATCTCTGGCGCGCACGACATGCCCCCGTTGACAGACTGTCACAGGAGAGATGTACCATCGAAGACTTGA